Proteins from a genomic interval of Diospyros lotus cultivar Yz01 chromosome 6, ASM1463336v1, whole genome shotgun sequence:
- the LOC127803234 gene encoding serine/threonine-protein kinase PBS1-like isoform X2, protein MLNQTGLQGDKEFLVEILMLSLLRHPNLVNMIGYCAEGNQRLLVYEFMPLGSLEYHLHDLAPNMVPLDWNARMKIAAGAAKGLDYLHSQADPPVIYRDLKSSNILLGEGFHPKLSDFGLAKFVPDDKSHVSTRVMGTEGYCAPEYAVTGKLTKMSDIYSFGIVLFELITGQRALDSTRGRGKDILVHWVRPMLKDRKDFLQLADPNLKGKFSEPVFCRAVEVASMCVRENPHSRPSSTDVVLALDYLTSQQNDANMDRGNGAKSGRGRRMPQSDGLVNESNVDSNECKGTPKGTCISEDRDLEREQAVAEAKMWGETWREKMRQNEEGIMPT, encoded by the exons ATGTTAAATCAGACGGGTCTTCAAGGGGACAAGGAGTTTTTGGTGGAGATTCTCATGCTGTCTCTTCTACGTCACCCTAACCTTGTCAATATGATTGGTTACTGTGCTGAAGGGAACCAGCGCCTTCTTGTCTATGAATTCATGCCTTTGGGGTCATTGGAGTATCACCTCCATG ATCTTGCACCTAATATGGTACCATTGGATTGGAACGCCAGGATGAAGATAGCAGCTGGTGCAGCCAAAGGATTGGATTATCTGCACAGTCAAGCAGATCCTCCTGTTATATACAGGGACTTGAAATCGTCTAACATATTATTGGGAGAGGGCTTCCACCCAAAACTTTCTGATTTTGGGCTTGCGAAGTTTGTTCCAGACGACAAGTCACATGTCTCTACTAGAGTTATGGGCACCGAAGGATACTGTGCCCCTGAATATGCAGTTACTGGAAAACTGACAAAGATGTCTGACATCTATAGTTTTGGGATAGTCTTGTTCGAGCTAATTACTGGACAAAGAGCATTGGACTCAACTCGTGGACGTGGAAAAGATATTCTTGTTCATTGG gTTCGTCCCATGTTGAAAGACCGCAAGGACTTTTTGCAACTAGCAGATCCAAATCTGAAAGGCAAGTTCTCAGAGCCTGTTTTCTGCAGGGCTGTAGAGGTGGCATCCATGTGTGTCCGTGAAAATCCTCACTCTCGTCCTAGCAGCACTGACGTAGTGCTTGCTTTGGATTACTTGACTTCCCAGCAGAATGATGCCAATATGGATCGTGGAAATGGTGCCAAAAGCGGTAGGGGCAGAAGGATGCCGCAAAGCGATGGGCTGGTTAATGAGAGCAATGTAGATTCTAATGAATGTAAGGGCACTCCGAAGGGAACATGTATATCAGAAGACAGGGATTTAGAACGAGAGCAAGCTGTTGCCGAGGCCAAGATGTGGGGAGAGACATGGAGAGAGAAGATGCgacaaaatgaagaaggaattATGCCAACTTAG
- the LOC127803624 gene encoding uncharacterized protein LOC127803624, with protein sequence MDMPAPRNVKEVQSLTGRMTALGRFLSRLAEKGLPFYKVLSKANNFEWNSECQRAFEKLKEHLATPPVLTKPKPGEPLYIYLAVANEAVSSVLIREENRIQRPVYYASKRLSGAEVRYLPMEKLAFALITSARKLRPYFQAHTIIVLTNQPLKQVLSKPELSGQMLKWAVELTAFDIEYRPRPAIKAQSLADFIAEGIGAPEGPEENQKPWLVAVDGSSTSGGGGAGLMIKSPEGQIWPYALHFEFRASNNEAEYEALLAGLRLAEQLGAQNVEVEYVPRAMNTEADLLSRIASSSFPTSSREIRIESLPQKSIEEAADQFCINDEPSWMDPLLSYLREEKLPEDDSEAREVKRKARNFVIVGGELYRRSFSQPLLKCIRPREADYILREIHEGICGNHIGALALSQKALR encoded by the exons ATGGATATGCCGGCCCCGAGGAATGTGAAAGAGGTACAGAGCCTTACGGGTAGGATGACAGCCTTGGGCAGATTCCTTTCTCGTTTGGCAGAAAAaggccttcctttctacaagGTCTTATCGAAAGCAAACAACTTCGAATGGAATTCTGAATGCCAGCGAGCTTTCGAAAAGCTTAAGGAGCACCTAGCCACGCCTCCGGTTCTTACCAAACCGAAGCCCGGAGAaccattatacatatatctggCGGTGGCCAACGAGGCCGTCAGCTCGGTGTTGATCCGAGAAGAAAATAGGATCCAGAGGCCCGTTTATTATGCGAGTAAACGATTATCGGGAGCCGAGGTTCGGTATCTTCCTATGGAAAAACTGGCGTTCGCCTTAATAACATCGGCGAGGAAACTCCGACCctactttcaagctcatacgattatAGTGCTTACTAACCAACCCTTGAAGCAGGTTCTTAGCAAGCCAGAGCTTTCAGGCCAGATGTTGAAGTGGGCAGTAGAGCTCACCGCCTTCGACATTGAGTATAGGCCGCGACCGGCCATTAAGGCGCAGTCGCTAGCAGACTTCATCGCCGAAGGGATAGGAGCTCCCGAAGGTCCCGAAGAAAACCAGAAACCATGGTTAGTGGCGGTAGACGGAAGCTCGACCTCGGGCGGCGGTGGggcaggattaatgataaaGAGTCCCGAAGGGCAAATATGGCCTTACGCGCTACATTTTGAATTCCGAGCATCTAACAACgaagcagaatatgaggccttaTTGGCTGGGCTGAGGTTGGCTGAACAGTTGGGGGCTCAAAACGTCGAg GTGGAATACGTCCCTCGAGCCATGAATACAGAGGCGGACTTGCTGTCCCGAATCgcctcttcctctttccctacAAGCTCTCGGGAAATTCGGATCGAATCTCTTccgcaaaagagtatcgaagaagCCGCAGACCAATTTTGTATCAATGACGAGCCTAGCTGGATGGACCCCCTGTTGTCATATTTAAGAGAGGAAAAGCTTCCGGAAGACGACTCGGAGGCACGGGAGGTCAAACGAAAAGCCCGAAATTTCGTGATAGTCGGGGGGGAACTATACAGAAGGTCTTTTTCACAACCGCTGCTCAAGTGTATCCGACCTCGCGAAGCAGACTACATCCTACGGGAAATTCATGAAGGAATATGTGGAAACCACATCGGGGCTCTGGCGCTTAGTCAAAAGGCCCTACGATAG
- the LOC127803234 gene encoding probable serine/threonine-protein kinase PBL7 isoform X1 produces the protein MYLLEKMGHWPCFGAWRKGFKFRRKDEPTAVPDSSSAVGPKINKELRLESPISKDVSGAKTTTKTFKYRELATATNNFRSDSLIGEGGFGPVYKGKLEKTGQVIAVKMLNQTGLQGDKEFLVEILMLSLLRHPNLVNMIGYCAEGNQRLLVYEFMPLGSLEYHLHDLAPNMVPLDWNARMKIAAGAAKGLDYLHSQADPPVIYRDLKSSNILLGEGFHPKLSDFGLAKFVPDDKSHVSTRVMGTEGYCAPEYAVTGKLTKMSDIYSFGIVLFELITGQRALDSTRGRGKDILVHWVRPMLKDRKDFLQLADPNLKGKFSEPVFCRAVEVASMCVRENPHSRPSSTDVVLALDYLTSQQNDANMDRGNGAKSGRGRRMPQSDGLVNESNVDSNECKGTPKGTCISEDRDLEREQAVAEAKMWGETWREKMRQNEEGIMPT, from the exons ATGTATTT GTTGGAGAAAATGGGTCATTGGCCATGCTTCGGCGCCTGGAGGAAGGGTTTTAAGTTCAGGAGAAAGGATGAGCCTACCGCCGTCCCTGATTCCTCATCTGCAG TTGGACCaaagatcaataaagagttgAGATTGGAGTCCCCCATTTCAAAAGATGTATCCGGTGCCAAGACCACCACAAAGACGTTCAAATACAGGGAGCTTGCAACTGCAACAAACAATTTTAGGTCTGACTCCCTAATTGGGGAGGGTGGTTTTGGGCCAGTATACAAAGGGAAATTAGAAAAAACTGGCCAG GTCATTGCTGTTAAAATGTTAAATCAGACGGGTCTTCAAGGGGACAAGGAGTTTTTGGTGGAGATTCTCATGCTGTCTCTTCTACGTCACCCTAACCTTGTCAATATGATTGGTTACTGTGCTGAAGGGAACCAGCGCCTTCTTGTCTATGAATTCATGCCTTTGGGGTCATTGGAGTATCACCTCCATG ATCTTGCACCTAATATGGTACCATTGGATTGGAACGCCAGGATGAAGATAGCAGCTGGTGCAGCCAAAGGATTGGATTATCTGCACAGTCAAGCAGATCCTCCTGTTATATACAGGGACTTGAAATCGTCTAACATATTATTGGGAGAGGGCTTCCACCCAAAACTTTCTGATTTTGGGCTTGCGAAGTTTGTTCCAGACGACAAGTCACATGTCTCTACTAGAGTTATGGGCACCGAAGGATACTGTGCCCCTGAATATGCAGTTACTGGAAAACTGACAAAGATGTCTGACATCTATAGTTTTGGGATAGTCTTGTTCGAGCTAATTACTGGACAAAGAGCATTGGACTCAACTCGTGGACGTGGAAAAGATATTCTTGTTCATTGG gTTCGTCCCATGTTGAAAGACCGCAAGGACTTTTTGCAACTAGCAGATCCAAATCTGAAAGGCAAGTTCTCAGAGCCTGTTTTCTGCAGGGCTGTAGAGGTGGCATCCATGTGTGTCCGTGAAAATCCTCACTCTCGTCCTAGCAGCACTGACGTAGTGCTTGCTTTGGATTACTTGACTTCCCAGCAGAATGATGCCAATATGGATCGTGGAAATGGTGCCAAAAGCGGTAGGGGCAGAAGGATGCCGCAAAGCGATGGGCTGGTTAATGAGAGCAATGTAGATTCTAATGAATGTAAGGGCACTCCGAAGGGAACATGTATATCAGAAGACAGGGATTTAGAACGAGAGCAAGCTGTTGCCGAGGCCAAGATGTGGGGAGAGACATGGAGAGAGAAGATGCgacaaaatgaagaaggaattATGCCAACTTAG